From one Meles meles chromosome 18, mMelMel3.1 paternal haplotype, whole genome shotgun sequence genomic stretch:
- the GRIN2C gene encoding glutamate receptor ionotropic, NMDA 2C isoform X3 has protein sequence MGGALGPALLLTSLLGAWAGLGPGQGEQAVTVAVVFGSSGPPHAQVRTRLTSQSFMDLPLEIQPLTVGVNNTNPSSLLTQICGLLGAARVHGIVFEDNVGTEAVAQILDFISSQTHVPILSISGGSAVVLTPKEPGSAFLQLGVSLEQQLQVLFKVLEEYDWSAFAVITSLHPGHALFLEGVRAVADASYLSWRLLDVLTLELGPGGQRAHIQRLLRQVDAPVLVAYCSREEAEVLFSEAAQAGLVGPGHVWLVPSLALGSTDAPPAAFPVGLISVVTESWRLSLRQKVRDGVAILALGAHGYQRHHGALPSPAGDCRRHPGPLSPAREAFYRHLLNVTWEGRDFSFSPGGYLVQPTMVVIALNRHRLWEMVGRWDHGVLHMKYPVWPRYSASLQPVVDSRHVTVATLEERPFVIVESPDPGTGGCVPNTVPCRRQNNHTFSSGDTAPYTKLCCKGFCIDILKKLAKVVKFSYDLYLVTNGKHGKRVRGVWNGMIGEVYYKRADMAIGSLTINEERSEIVDFSVPFVETGISVMVARSNGTVSPSAFLEPYSPSVWVMMFVMCLTVVAITVFMFEYFSPVSYNQNLTSGKKSGGPSFTIGKSVWLLWALVFNNSVPIENPRGTTSKIMVLVWAFFAVIFLASYTANLAAFMIQEQYIDTVSGLSDKKFQRPQDQYPPFRFGTVPNGSTERNIRSNYRDMHTHMVKFNQRSVEDALTSLKMGKLDAFIYDAAVLNYMAGKDEGCKLVTIGSGKVFATTGYGIAMQKDSHWKRAIDLALLQFLGDGETQKLETVWLSGICQNEKNEVMSSKLDIDNMAGVFYMLLVAMGLALLVFAWEHLVYWKLRHSVPSTPRLDFLLAFSRGIYSCFSGVQSLASPARPPSPDLTAGSAQASVLKMLQAARDMVTTAGVSSSLDRAARTIESWGSGRRAPPPPACPGPRPPTPGPSPEPSPTGWGCRAPQPPGRPPTPRPSLPDVSRVSGWAAREARRQLPAGRGGRLLSGSERRALPERPLSPERCHYSSFPRADRSGRPFLPLFPEPPEPEDLPLLGPEQLARREALLRAAWARGPRPRHASLPSSVAEAFAWPGSLPVGCGRPACAHLAQEPAMRLPSYREACQEGVWARVPAWPHRQHACLHAHLPLCWGAMCPPLPPCASHSPWLTGAWGPPGHRGRTLGLSTGYRDSAGLEEVSRVACGTHGFPGPCTWRRISSLESEV, from the exons ATGGGTGGCGCTCTGGGGCCAGCCCTGCTGCTCACCTCCCTCCTGGgggcctgggcagggctgggcccgggGCAGGGTGAGCAAGCCGTGACAGTGGCCGTGGTGTTTGGCAGCTCGGGGCCACCGCACGCCCAAGTTCGCACCCGCCTCACCTCCCAGAGCTTCATGGACCTGCCTCTGGAGATCCAGCCGCTCACCGTGGGCGTCAACAACACCAACCCCAGCAGCCTCCTCACCCAGATCTGCGGGCTCCTCGGGGCGGCGCGCGTCCACGGCATTGTCTTTGAGGACAACGTGGGCACCGAGGCCGTGGCGCAGATCCTGGACTTCATCTCCTCCCAGACCCATGTGCCTATCCTCAGCATCAGTGGGGGCTCGGCTGTGGTCCTCACCCCCAAG gagcCGGGCTCCGCCTTCCTGCAGCTGGGCGTGTCCCTGGAGCAGCAGCTGCAGGTGCTGTTCAAGGTGCTGGAGGAGTACGACTGGAGCGCGTTCGCCGTGATCACCAGCCTGCACCCGGGGCACGCGCTCTTCCTGGAGGGGGTGCGCGCCGTCGCCGACGCCAGCTACCTGAGCTGGCGGCTGCTGGACGTGCTCACGCTGGAGCTGGGCCCGGGCGGGCAGCGCGCACACATCCAGCGCCTGCTGCGCCAGGTCGACGCCCCGGTGCTGGTGGCCTACTGCTCGCGCGAGGAGGCCGAGGTGCTCTTCTCCGAGGCGGCGCAGGCCGGTCTGGTGGGGCCCGGACACGTGTGGCTGGTGCCCAGCCTGGCGCTGGGCAGCACCGACGCGCCCCCCGCCGCCTTCCCCGTGGGCCTCATCAGCGTCGTCACCGAGAGCTGGCGCCTCAGTCTCCGCCAGAAGGTCCGCGACGGCGTGGCCATCCTGGCCCTGGGCGCGCACGGCTACCAGCGGCATCATGGTGCCCTGCCCTCCCCGGCTGGGGACTGCCGTCGCCACCCCGGGCCTCTCAGCCCTGCCCGGGAGGCCTTCTACAG GCACCTACTGAATGTCACCTGGGAGGGCCGAGACTTCTCCTTCAGCCCGGGTGGGTACCTGGTCCAGCCCACCATGGTGGTGATCGCCCTCAACCGCCACCGCCTCTGGGAGATG GTGGGGCGCTGGGACCACGGCGTCCTCCACATGAAGTACCCAGTGTGGCCTCGCTACAGCGCGTCTCTCCAGCCTGTTGTGGACAGCCGGCACGTGACGGTGGCCACGCTGGAAGAGCGGCCCTTTGTCATTGTGGAGAGCCCTGACCCCGGCACGGGCGGCTGTGTGCCCAACACCGTGCCTTGCCGCAGGCAGAACAACCACACCTTCAG CAGCGGTGACACAGCCCCCTACACCAAGCTTTGCTGTAAGGGCTTCTGCATTGACATCCTCAAGAAGCTGGCCAAGGTGGTCAAGTTCTCCTATGACCTGTACCTGGTGACCAATGGCAAGCATGGCAAGAGGGTTCGGGGCGTATGGAACGGCATGATCGGGGAG GTGTACTACAAACGGGCAGACATGGCCATCGGCTCCCTCACCATCAACGAGGAGCGCTCCGAGATCGTGGACTTCTCTGTGCCCTTCGTGGAGACGGGCATCAGCGTGATGGTGGCCCGCAGCAACGGCACCGTCTCCCCGTCGGCCTTCCTGG AGCCCTACAGCCCTTCCGTGTGGGTGATGATGTTTGTTATGTGTCTCACTGTGGTGGCCATCACGGTCTTCATGTTTGAGTACTTCAGCCCGGTCAGCTACAACCAGAACCTCACCAGTGGCAAGA AGTCTGGGGGCCCATCCTTTACCATCGGCAAGTCTGTGTGGCTGCTGTGGGCGCTGGTCTTCAACAACTCGGTGCCCATCGAGAACCCCCGAGGCACCACCAGCAAGATCATGGTCCTAGTCTGGGCCTTCTTTGCTGTCATCTTCCTCGCCAGCTACACCGCCAACCTTGCTGCCTTCATGATCCAGGAGCAGTACATCGACACTGTGTCCGGCCTCAGCGATAAGAAG TTTCAGCGGCCTCAAGATCAGTACCCACCCTTCCGCTTTGGCACGGTGCCCAATGGCAGCACGGAGAGGAACATCCGCAGCAACTACCGAGACATGCACACCCACATGGTCAAGTTCAATCAGCGGTCGGTGGAGGACGCCCTCACCAGCCTCAAGATGGG GAAGCTGGACGCCTTCATCTATGATGCTGCTGTCCTCAACTACATGGCGGGCAAGGACGAGGGCTGCAAGCTGGTCACCATTGGCTCTGGCAAGGTCTTTGCTACCACTGGCTACGGCATCGCCATGCAGAAGGACTCCCACTGGAAACGGGCCATAGACTTGGCGCTCCTGCAGTTCTTGGGGGATG GGGAGACCCAGAAGCTGGAGACAGTGTGGCTCTCAGGGATCTGCCAGAACGAGAAGAACGAGGTGATGAGCAGCAAGCTGGACATCGACAACATGGCTGGCGTCTTCTACATGCTGCTGGTGGCCATGGGGCTGGCCCTGCTGGTCTTTGCCTGGGAGCACCTGGTCTACTGGAAACTGCGCCACTCAGTGCCCAGCACGCCTCGGCTGGACTTCCTGCTGGCTTTCAGCAGG GGCATCTACAGCTGCTTCAGCGGGGTGCAGAGCCTGGCCAGCCCCGCGCGGCCCCCCAGCCCGGACCTGACCGCCGGCTCGGCCCAGGCCAGCGTGCTCAAGATGCTGCAGGCGGCCCGCGACATGGTGACCACAGCGGGCGTGAGCAGCTCCCTGGACCGCGCCGCGCGCACCATCGAGAGTTGGGGCAGCGGCCGccgcgcgcccccgccgcccgcctgcCCCGGCCCGCGGCCGCCCACCCCCGGCCCGTCCCCCGAGCCCAGCCCCACGGGTTGGGGCTGCAGAGCCCCGCAGCCCCCGGGCCGCCCGCCGACGCCCAGGCCGTCGCTGCCCGACGTCTCCCGGGTGTCCGGCTGGGCGGCTCGGGAGGCGCGGCGGCAGTTGCCcgcggggcgcggcgggcggctcCTCTCGGGCTCCGAGCGCCGCGCGCTCCCAGAGCGCCCCCTGTCGCCGGAGCGCTGCCATTACAGCTCCTTCCCTCGAGCCGACCGGTCCGGGCGCCCCTTCCTCCCGCTCTTCCCGGAGCCCCCGGAGCCGGAGGACCTGCCGCTACTCGGGCCAGAGCAGCTGGCTCGGCGGGAGGCCCTGCTGCGCGCGGCCTGGGCCCGGGGCCCACGCCCGCGCCACGCTTCCCTGCCCAGCTCGGTGGCCGAGGCCTTCGCCTGGCCCGGGTCTCTGCCCGTGGGGTGCGGCCGCCCGGCCTGCGCGCACTTGGCTCAGGAGCCGGCGATGCGGCTGCCGTCCTACAGGGAGGCCTGCCAGGAGGGCGTGTGGGCCAGGGTCCCCGCCTGGCCGCACAGACAGCACGCCTGCCTGCACGCCCACCTGCCGCTTTGCTGGGGGGCCATGtgcccccctctgcccccctgtGCCAGCCACAGCCCCTGGCTCACtggggcctgggggcctcctgGGCACAGGGGCAGGACCCTGGGGCTGAGCACAGGCTACAGGGACAGTGCGGGGCTGGAAGAGGTCAGCAGGGTGGCCTGTGGGACACACGGCTTCCCTGGACCTTGTACCTGGAGGCGGATCTCCAGCTTAGAGTCAGAAGTGTGA
- the GRIN2C gene encoding glutamate receptor ionotropic, NMDA 2C isoform X1 — translation MQRAGGGRRGLSARAQRPFPPDAAVDMGGALGPALLLTSLLGAWAGLGPGQGEQAVTVAVVFGSSGPPHAQVRTRLTSQSFMDLPLEIQPLTVGVNNTNPSSLLTQICGLLGAARVHGIVFEDNVGTEAVAQILDFISSQTHVPILSISGGSAVVLTPKEPGSAFLQLGVSLEQQLQVLFKVLEEYDWSAFAVITSLHPGHALFLEGVRAVADASYLSWRLLDVLTLELGPGGQRAHIQRLLRQVDAPVLVAYCSREEAEVLFSEAAQAGLVGPGHVWLVPSLALGSTDAPPAAFPVGLISVVTESWRLSLRQKVRDGVAILALGAHGYQRHHGALPSPAGDCRRHPGPLSPAREAFYRHLLNVTWEGRDFSFSPGGYLVQPTMVVIALNRHRLWEMVGRWDHGVLHMKYPVWPRYSASLQPVVDSRHVTVATLEERPFVIVESPDPGTGGCVPNTVPCRRQNNHTFSSGDTAPYTKLCCKGFCIDILKKLAKVVKFSYDLYLVTNGKHGKRVRGVWNGMIGEVYYKRADMAIGSLTINEERSEIVDFSVPFVETGISVMVARSNGTVSPSAFLEPYSPSVWVMMFVMCLTVVAITVFMFEYFSPVSYNQNLTSGKKSGGPSFTIGKSVWLLWALVFNNSVPIENPRGTTSKIMVLVWAFFAVIFLASYTANLAAFMIQEQYIDTVSGLSDKKFQRPQDQYPPFRFGTVPNGSTERNIRSNYRDMHTHMVKFNQRSVEDALTSLKMGKLDAFIYDAAVLNYMAGKDEGCKLVTIGSGKVFATTGYGIAMQKDSHWKRAIDLALLQFLGDGETQKLETVWLSGICQNEKNEVMSSKLDIDNMAGVFYMLLVAMGLALLVFAWEHLVYWKLRHSVPSTPRLDFLLAFSRGIYSCFSGVQSLASPARPPSPDLTAGSAQASVLKMLQAARDMVTTAGVSSSLDRAARTIESWGSGRRAPPPPACPGPRPPTPGPSPEPSPTGWGCRAPQPPGRPPTPRPSLPDVSRVSGWAAREARRQLPAGRGGRLLSGSERRALPERPLSPERCHYSSFPRADRSGRPFLPLFPEPPEPEDLPLLGPEQLARREALLRAAWARGPRPRHASLPSSVAEAFAWPGSLPVGCGRPACAHLAQEPAMRLPSYREACQEGVWARVPAWPHRQHACLHAHLPLCWGAMCPPLPPCASHSPWLTGAWGPPGHRGRTLGLSTGYRDSAGLEEVSRVACGTHGFPGPCTWRRISSLESEV, via the exons ATGCAGCGCGCGGGAGGCGGCCGGCGCGGGCTCTCGGCGCGGGCGCAGCGCCCCTTCCCCCCG GACGCCGCAGTGGACATGGGTGGCGCTCTGGGGCCAGCCCTGCTGCTCACCTCCCTCCTGGgggcctgggcagggctgggcccgggGCAGGGTGAGCAAGCCGTGACAGTGGCCGTGGTGTTTGGCAGCTCGGGGCCACCGCACGCCCAAGTTCGCACCCGCCTCACCTCCCAGAGCTTCATGGACCTGCCTCTGGAGATCCAGCCGCTCACCGTGGGCGTCAACAACACCAACCCCAGCAGCCTCCTCACCCAGATCTGCGGGCTCCTCGGGGCGGCGCGCGTCCACGGCATTGTCTTTGAGGACAACGTGGGCACCGAGGCCGTGGCGCAGATCCTGGACTTCATCTCCTCCCAGACCCATGTGCCTATCCTCAGCATCAGTGGGGGCTCGGCTGTGGTCCTCACCCCCAAG gagcCGGGCTCCGCCTTCCTGCAGCTGGGCGTGTCCCTGGAGCAGCAGCTGCAGGTGCTGTTCAAGGTGCTGGAGGAGTACGACTGGAGCGCGTTCGCCGTGATCACCAGCCTGCACCCGGGGCACGCGCTCTTCCTGGAGGGGGTGCGCGCCGTCGCCGACGCCAGCTACCTGAGCTGGCGGCTGCTGGACGTGCTCACGCTGGAGCTGGGCCCGGGCGGGCAGCGCGCACACATCCAGCGCCTGCTGCGCCAGGTCGACGCCCCGGTGCTGGTGGCCTACTGCTCGCGCGAGGAGGCCGAGGTGCTCTTCTCCGAGGCGGCGCAGGCCGGTCTGGTGGGGCCCGGACACGTGTGGCTGGTGCCCAGCCTGGCGCTGGGCAGCACCGACGCGCCCCCCGCCGCCTTCCCCGTGGGCCTCATCAGCGTCGTCACCGAGAGCTGGCGCCTCAGTCTCCGCCAGAAGGTCCGCGACGGCGTGGCCATCCTGGCCCTGGGCGCGCACGGCTACCAGCGGCATCATGGTGCCCTGCCCTCCCCGGCTGGGGACTGCCGTCGCCACCCCGGGCCTCTCAGCCCTGCCCGGGAGGCCTTCTACAG GCACCTACTGAATGTCACCTGGGAGGGCCGAGACTTCTCCTTCAGCCCGGGTGGGTACCTGGTCCAGCCCACCATGGTGGTGATCGCCCTCAACCGCCACCGCCTCTGGGAGATG GTGGGGCGCTGGGACCACGGCGTCCTCCACATGAAGTACCCAGTGTGGCCTCGCTACAGCGCGTCTCTCCAGCCTGTTGTGGACAGCCGGCACGTGACGGTGGCCACGCTGGAAGAGCGGCCCTTTGTCATTGTGGAGAGCCCTGACCCCGGCACGGGCGGCTGTGTGCCCAACACCGTGCCTTGCCGCAGGCAGAACAACCACACCTTCAG CAGCGGTGACACAGCCCCCTACACCAAGCTTTGCTGTAAGGGCTTCTGCATTGACATCCTCAAGAAGCTGGCCAAGGTGGTCAAGTTCTCCTATGACCTGTACCTGGTGACCAATGGCAAGCATGGCAAGAGGGTTCGGGGCGTATGGAACGGCATGATCGGGGAG GTGTACTACAAACGGGCAGACATGGCCATCGGCTCCCTCACCATCAACGAGGAGCGCTCCGAGATCGTGGACTTCTCTGTGCCCTTCGTGGAGACGGGCATCAGCGTGATGGTGGCCCGCAGCAACGGCACCGTCTCCCCGTCGGCCTTCCTGG AGCCCTACAGCCCTTCCGTGTGGGTGATGATGTTTGTTATGTGTCTCACTGTGGTGGCCATCACGGTCTTCATGTTTGAGTACTTCAGCCCGGTCAGCTACAACCAGAACCTCACCAGTGGCAAGA AGTCTGGGGGCCCATCCTTTACCATCGGCAAGTCTGTGTGGCTGCTGTGGGCGCTGGTCTTCAACAACTCGGTGCCCATCGAGAACCCCCGAGGCACCACCAGCAAGATCATGGTCCTAGTCTGGGCCTTCTTTGCTGTCATCTTCCTCGCCAGCTACACCGCCAACCTTGCTGCCTTCATGATCCAGGAGCAGTACATCGACACTGTGTCCGGCCTCAGCGATAAGAAG TTTCAGCGGCCTCAAGATCAGTACCCACCCTTCCGCTTTGGCACGGTGCCCAATGGCAGCACGGAGAGGAACATCCGCAGCAACTACCGAGACATGCACACCCACATGGTCAAGTTCAATCAGCGGTCGGTGGAGGACGCCCTCACCAGCCTCAAGATGGG GAAGCTGGACGCCTTCATCTATGATGCTGCTGTCCTCAACTACATGGCGGGCAAGGACGAGGGCTGCAAGCTGGTCACCATTGGCTCTGGCAAGGTCTTTGCTACCACTGGCTACGGCATCGCCATGCAGAAGGACTCCCACTGGAAACGGGCCATAGACTTGGCGCTCCTGCAGTTCTTGGGGGATG GGGAGACCCAGAAGCTGGAGACAGTGTGGCTCTCAGGGATCTGCCAGAACGAGAAGAACGAGGTGATGAGCAGCAAGCTGGACATCGACAACATGGCTGGCGTCTTCTACATGCTGCTGGTGGCCATGGGGCTGGCCCTGCTGGTCTTTGCCTGGGAGCACCTGGTCTACTGGAAACTGCGCCACTCAGTGCCCAGCACGCCTCGGCTGGACTTCCTGCTGGCTTTCAGCAGG GGCATCTACAGCTGCTTCAGCGGGGTGCAGAGCCTGGCCAGCCCCGCGCGGCCCCCCAGCCCGGACCTGACCGCCGGCTCGGCCCAGGCCAGCGTGCTCAAGATGCTGCAGGCGGCCCGCGACATGGTGACCACAGCGGGCGTGAGCAGCTCCCTGGACCGCGCCGCGCGCACCATCGAGAGTTGGGGCAGCGGCCGccgcgcgcccccgccgcccgcctgcCCCGGCCCGCGGCCGCCCACCCCCGGCCCGTCCCCCGAGCCCAGCCCCACGGGTTGGGGCTGCAGAGCCCCGCAGCCCCCGGGCCGCCCGCCGACGCCCAGGCCGTCGCTGCCCGACGTCTCCCGGGTGTCCGGCTGGGCGGCTCGGGAGGCGCGGCGGCAGTTGCCcgcggggcgcggcgggcggctcCTCTCGGGCTCCGAGCGCCGCGCGCTCCCAGAGCGCCCCCTGTCGCCGGAGCGCTGCCATTACAGCTCCTTCCCTCGAGCCGACCGGTCCGGGCGCCCCTTCCTCCCGCTCTTCCCGGAGCCCCCGGAGCCGGAGGACCTGCCGCTACTCGGGCCAGAGCAGCTGGCTCGGCGGGAGGCCCTGCTGCGCGCGGCCTGGGCCCGGGGCCCACGCCCGCGCCACGCTTCCCTGCCCAGCTCGGTGGCCGAGGCCTTCGCCTGGCCCGGGTCTCTGCCCGTGGGGTGCGGCCGCCCGGCCTGCGCGCACTTGGCTCAGGAGCCGGCGATGCGGCTGCCGTCCTACAGGGAGGCCTGCCAGGAGGGCGTGTGGGCCAGGGTCCCCGCCTGGCCGCACAGACAGCACGCCTGCCTGCACGCCCACCTGCCGCTTTGCTGGGGGGCCATGtgcccccctctgcccccctgtGCCAGCCACAGCCCCTGGCTCACtggggcctgggggcctcctgGGCACAGGGGCAGGACCCTGGGGCTGAGCACAGGCTACAGGGACAGTGCGGGGCTGGAAGAGGTCAGCAGGGTGGCCTGTGGGACACACGGCTTCCCTGGACCTTGTACCTGGAGGCGGATCTCCAGCTTAGAGTCAGAAGTGTGA
- the GRIN2C gene encoding glutamate receptor ionotropic, NMDA 2C isoform X2 — MQRAGGGRRGLSARAQRPFPPDAAVDMGGALGPALLLTSLLGAWAGLGPGQGEQAVTVAVVFGSSGPPHAQVRTRLTSQSFMDLPLEIQPLTVGVNNTNPSSLLTQICGLLGAARVHGIVFEDNVGTEAVAQILDFISSQTHVPILSISGGSAVVLTPKEPGSAFLQLGVSLEQQLQVLFKVLEEYDWSAFAVITSLHPGHALFLEGVRAVADASYLSWRLLDVLTLELGPGGQRAHIQRLLRQVDAPVLVAYCSREEAEVLFSEAAQAGLVGPGHVWLVPSLALGSTDAPPAAFPVGLISVVTESWRLSLRQKVRDGVAILALGAHGYQRHHGALPSPAGDCRRHPGPLSPAREAFYRHLLNVTWEGRDFSFSPGGYLVQPTMVVIALNRHRLWEMVGRWDHGVLHMKYPVWPRYSASLQPVVDSRHVTVATLEERPFVIVESPDPGTGGCVPNTVPCRRQNNHTFSGDTAPYTKLCCKGFCIDILKKLAKVVKFSYDLYLVTNGKHGKRVRGVWNGMIGEVYYKRADMAIGSLTINEERSEIVDFSVPFVETGISVMVARSNGTVSPSAFLEPYSPSVWVMMFVMCLTVVAITVFMFEYFSPVSYNQNLTSGKKSGGPSFTIGKSVWLLWALVFNNSVPIENPRGTTSKIMVLVWAFFAVIFLASYTANLAAFMIQEQYIDTVSGLSDKKFQRPQDQYPPFRFGTVPNGSTERNIRSNYRDMHTHMVKFNQRSVEDALTSLKMGKLDAFIYDAAVLNYMAGKDEGCKLVTIGSGKVFATTGYGIAMQKDSHWKRAIDLALLQFLGDGETQKLETVWLSGICQNEKNEVMSSKLDIDNMAGVFYMLLVAMGLALLVFAWEHLVYWKLRHSVPSTPRLDFLLAFSRGIYSCFSGVQSLASPARPPSPDLTAGSAQASVLKMLQAARDMVTTAGVSSSLDRAARTIESWGSGRRAPPPPACPGPRPPTPGPSPEPSPTGWGCRAPQPPGRPPTPRPSLPDVSRVSGWAAREARRQLPAGRGGRLLSGSERRALPERPLSPERCHYSSFPRADRSGRPFLPLFPEPPEPEDLPLLGPEQLARREALLRAAWARGPRPRHASLPSSVAEAFAWPGSLPVGCGRPACAHLAQEPAMRLPSYREACQEGVWARVPAWPHRQHACLHAHLPLCWGAMCPPLPPCASHSPWLTGAWGPPGHRGRTLGLSTGYRDSAGLEEVSRVACGTHGFPGPCTWRRISSLESEV; from the exons ATGCAGCGCGCGGGAGGCGGCCGGCGCGGGCTCTCGGCGCGGGCGCAGCGCCCCTTCCCCCCG GACGCCGCAGTGGACATGGGTGGCGCTCTGGGGCCAGCCCTGCTGCTCACCTCCCTCCTGGgggcctgggcagggctgggcccgggGCAGGGTGAGCAAGCCGTGACAGTGGCCGTGGTGTTTGGCAGCTCGGGGCCACCGCACGCCCAAGTTCGCACCCGCCTCACCTCCCAGAGCTTCATGGACCTGCCTCTGGAGATCCAGCCGCTCACCGTGGGCGTCAACAACACCAACCCCAGCAGCCTCCTCACCCAGATCTGCGGGCTCCTCGGGGCGGCGCGCGTCCACGGCATTGTCTTTGAGGACAACGTGGGCACCGAGGCCGTGGCGCAGATCCTGGACTTCATCTCCTCCCAGACCCATGTGCCTATCCTCAGCATCAGTGGGGGCTCGGCTGTGGTCCTCACCCCCAAG gagcCGGGCTCCGCCTTCCTGCAGCTGGGCGTGTCCCTGGAGCAGCAGCTGCAGGTGCTGTTCAAGGTGCTGGAGGAGTACGACTGGAGCGCGTTCGCCGTGATCACCAGCCTGCACCCGGGGCACGCGCTCTTCCTGGAGGGGGTGCGCGCCGTCGCCGACGCCAGCTACCTGAGCTGGCGGCTGCTGGACGTGCTCACGCTGGAGCTGGGCCCGGGCGGGCAGCGCGCACACATCCAGCGCCTGCTGCGCCAGGTCGACGCCCCGGTGCTGGTGGCCTACTGCTCGCGCGAGGAGGCCGAGGTGCTCTTCTCCGAGGCGGCGCAGGCCGGTCTGGTGGGGCCCGGACACGTGTGGCTGGTGCCCAGCCTGGCGCTGGGCAGCACCGACGCGCCCCCCGCCGCCTTCCCCGTGGGCCTCATCAGCGTCGTCACCGAGAGCTGGCGCCTCAGTCTCCGCCAGAAGGTCCGCGACGGCGTGGCCATCCTGGCCCTGGGCGCGCACGGCTACCAGCGGCATCATGGTGCCCTGCCCTCCCCGGCTGGGGACTGCCGTCGCCACCCCGGGCCTCTCAGCCCTGCCCGGGAGGCCTTCTACAG GCACCTACTGAATGTCACCTGGGAGGGCCGAGACTTCTCCTTCAGCCCGGGTGGGTACCTGGTCCAGCCCACCATGGTGGTGATCGCCCTCAACCGCCACCGCCTCTGGGAGATG GTGGGGCGCTGGGACCACGGCGTCCTCCACATGAAGTACCCAGTGTGGCCTCGCTACAGCGCGTCTCTCCAGCCTGTTGTGGACAGCCGGCACGTGACGGTGGCCACGCTGGAAGAGCGGCCCTTTGTCATTGTGGAGAGCCCTGACCCCGGCACGGGCGGCTGTGTGCCCAACACCGTGCCTTGCCGCAGGCAGAACAACCACACCTTCAG CGGTGACACAGCCCCCTACACCAAGCTTTGCTGTAAGGGCTTCTGCATTGACATCCTCAAGAAGCTGGCCAAGGTGGTCAAGTTCTCCTATGACCTGTACCTGGTGACCAATGGCAAGCATGGCAAGAGGGTTCGGGGCGTATGGAACGGCATGATCGGGGAG GTGTACTACAAACGGGCAGACATGGCCATCGGCTCCCTCACCATCAACGAGGAGCGCTCCGAGATCGTGGACTTCTCTGTGCCCTTCGTGGAGACGGGCATCAGCGTGATGGTGGCCCGCAGCAACGGCACCGTCTCCCCGTCGGCCTTCCTGG AGCCCTACAGCCCTTCCGTGTGGGTGATGATGTTTGTTATGTGTCTCACTGTGGTGGCCATCACGGTCTTCATGTTTGAGTACTTCAGCCCGGTCAGCTACAACCAGAACCTCACCAGTGGCAAGA AGTCTGGGGGCCCATCCTTTACCATCGGCAAGTCTGTGTGGCTGCTGTGGGCGCTGGTCTTCAACAACTCGGTGCCCATCGAGAACCCCCGAGGCACCACCAGCAAGATCATGGTCCTAGTCTGGGCCTTCTTTGCTGTCATCTTCCTCGCCAGCTACACCGCCAACCTTGCTGCCTTCATGATCCAGGAGCAGTACATCGACACTGTGTCCGGCCTCAGCGATAAGAAG TTTCAGCGGCCTCAAGATCAGTACCCACCCTTCCGCTTTGGCACGGTGCCCAATGGCAGCACGGAGAGGAACATCCGCAGCAACTACCGAGACATGCACACCCACATGGTCAAGTTCAATCAGCGGTCGGTGGAGGACGCCCTCACCAGCCTCAAGATGGG GAAGCTGGACGCCTTCATCTATGATGCTGCTGTCCTCAACTACATGGCGGGCAAGGACGAGGGCTGCAAGCTGGTCACCATTGGCTCTGGCAAGGTCTTTGCTACCACTGGCTACGGCATCGCCATGCAGAAGGACTCCCACTGGAAACGGGCCATAGACTTGGCGCTCCTGCAGTTCTTGGGGGATG GGGAGACCCAGAAGCTGGAGACAGTGTGGCTCTCAGGGATCTGCCAGAACGAGAAGAACGAGGTGATGAGCAGCAAGCTGGACATCGACAACATGGCTGGCGTCTTCTACATGCTGCTGGTGGCCATGGGGCTGGCCCTGCTGGTCTTTGCCTGGGAGCACCTGGTCTACTGGAAACTGCGCCACTCAGTGCCCAGCACGCCTCGGCTGGACTTCCTGCTGGCTTTCAGCAGG GGCATCTACAGCTGCTTCAGCGGGGTGCAGAGCCTGGCCAGCCCCGCGCGGCCCCCCAGCCCGGACCTGACCGCCGGCTCGGCCCAGGCCAGCGTGCTCAAGATGCTGCAGGCGGCCCGCGACATGGTGACCACAGCGGGCGTGAGCAGCTCCCTGGACCGCGCCGCGCGCACCATCGAGAGTTGGGGCAGCGGCCGccgcgcgcccccgccgcccgcctgcCCCGGCCCGCGGCCGCCCACCCCCGGCCCGTCCCCCGAGCCCAGCCCCACGGGTTGGGGCTGCAGAGCCCCGCAGCCCCCGGGCCGCCCGCCGACGCCCAGGCCGTCGCTGCCCGACGTCTCCCGGGTGTCCGGCTGGGCGGCTCGGGAGGCGCGGCGGCAGTTGCCcgcggggcgcggcgggcggctcCTCTCGGGCTCCGAGCGCCGCGCGCTCCCAGAGCGCCCCCTGTCGCCGGAGCGCTGCCATTACAGCTCCTTCCCTCGAGCCGACCGGTCCGGGCGCCCCTTCCTCCCGCTCTTCCCGGAGCCCCCGGAGCCGGAGGACCTGCCGCTACTCGGGCCAGAGCAGCTGGCTCGGCGGGAGGCCCTGCTGCGCGCGGCCTGGGCCCGGGGCCCACGCCCGCGCCACGCTTCCCTGCCCAGCTCGGTGGCCGAGGCCTTCGCCTGGCCCGGGTCTCTGCCCGTGGGGTGCGGCCGCCCGGCCTGCGCGCACTTGGCTCAGGAGCCGGCGATGCGGCTGCCGTCCTACAGGGAGGCCTGCCAGGAGGGCGTGTGGGCCAGGGTCCCCGCCTGGCCGCACAGACAGCACGCCTGCCTGCACGCCCACCTGCCGCTTTGCTGGGGGGCCATGtgcccccctctgcccccctgtGCCAGCCACAGCCCCTGGCTCACtggggcctgggggcctcctgGGCACAGGGGCAGGACCCTGGGGCTGAGCACAGGCTACAGGGACAGTGCGGGGCTGGAAGAGGTCAGCAGGGTGGCCTGTGGGACACACGGCTTCCCTGGACCTTGTACCTGGAGGCGGATCTCCAGCTTAGAGTCAGAAGTGTGA